A section of the Telopea speciosissima isolate NSW1024214 ecotype Mountain lineage chromosome 3, Tspe_v1, whole genome shotgun sequence genome encodes:
- the LOC122656748 gene encoding linoleate 13S-lipoxygenase 3-1, chloroplastic-like gives MAVAKELLGSSLVERSSFLPASGFLLNHRLNKQQNKLSFSPVLIPSEKRRLHSRKAASAPIAAISEDLFKPVAPVASEKPVKFKVRAVVTVRKKNKEDFKETIAKHLDALTDKIGRNVVLQLVSTEIDPKTKTPKKSTEAVLKDWSKKLNVRAERVHYTAELTVDSNFGEPGAITVSNKHQNEFFLETITIEGFACGPVNFVCNSWVQSKKDHPGNRIFFSNKPYLPSDTPAGLKELREKELKELRGNGKGTRKVSDRIYDYDTYNDLGNPDKGIELARVVLGGENIPYPRRCRTGRSPTDTDMRAEIRIEDQMPIYVPRDEAFEESKLGTLAAGNLRAILHNLIPSIIASLSADNHDFKGFSHVDSLYKEGLLLKEGLQDHLIKKLPLPKVVRRIHESSQGLLRYDTPRILTKDKFAWLRDDEFARQAIAGINPVSIQRLEVFPPVSNLDPETYGPLESAIKEEHIMGQLEGMSVQQALEEKKLFVLDYHDIYLPFLERINAQDGRKAYATRTLFFLTRLGTLKPIAIELSLPYTGGSSSSPSISSPSWKRVLTPPLDATSNWLWQLAKAHVCSNDAGVHQLVNHWLRTHACLEPFILAAHRHLSAMHPIFKLLDPHMRYTMEINGLARQILINGGGVIESCFTPGQYGMEISAAAYRNFWRFDLEGLPADLVRRGMAVKDPTQPHGIKLVLEDYPYANDGLLIWSAIESWVRTYVNRYYPDSSTIRSDTELQFWYSEAINVGHADLRQESWWPKLSNPEDLTSVLTTLIWLASAQHAALNFGQYPYGGYVPNRPPLMRRLIPAEGDPDYDYFLADPQRFFLSALPSLLQTTQFMAVVDTLSTHSPDEEYLGERQQPSIWSGDAEMVEAFYGFSAEIRRVEGEIEKRNKDPSLKNRCGAGVLPYELLAPSSEPGITCRGVPNSVSI, from the exons ATGGCGGTGGCCAAGGAATTGTTGGGTTCGTCTTTGGTGGAGAGATCGTCTTTCCTTCCCGCTTCTGGATTTTTGCTTAATCATCGGCTAAACAAGCAACAAAACAAGCTTTCATTTTCTCCTGTTTTGATTCCTTCGGAGAAGAGAAGATTGCATTCAAGGAAAGCTGCATCGGCCCCTATTGCGGCTATTAGTGAGGATTTGTTTAAACCTGTTGCGCCTGTTGCGTCAGAGAAGCCTGTGAAGTTTAAGGTTAGAGCTGTGGTTACAGTcaggaagaagaacaaggaagattTCAAGGAGACAATCGCAAAGCATCTGGACGCTTTGACTGATAAGATTGGACGGAATGTTGTCTTACAGCTTGTTAGCACCGAAATCGATCCAA AAACAAAGACACCAAAGAAAAGCACAGAAGCCGTTCTGAAGGACTGGTCGAAGAAATTGAATGTTCGAGCGGAAAGAGTCCATTACACAGCAGAACTCACAGTTGACTCGAATTTTGGGGAACCGGGTGCCATAACTGTGAGCAACAAACACCAGAACGAGTTCTTCTTGGAGACCATCACAATTGAAGGCTTCGCATGTGGTCCTGTCAATTTCGTCTGCAACTCCTGGGTTCAATCCAAGAAAGATCATCCAGGAAACAGAATTTTCTTCTCCAATAAG CCATATTTGCCTTCTGATACACCTGCTGGACTGAAAGAGTTAAGAGAGAAAGAACTGAAAGAGCTAAGAGGTAATGGAAAGGGAACTAGAAAGGTATCCGATAGGATATACGACTATGATACCTACAATGACCTGGGAAATCCAGACAAGGGCATCGAGTTGGCCAGAGTTGTTCTTGGAGGTGAAAACATACCTTATCCAAGGCGATGCAGAACTGGTCGCTCTCCCACTGATACTG ATATGAGGGCAGAGATCCGTATTGAGGATCAAATGCCGATATATGTGCCAAGGGACGAAGCGTTTGAGGAATCGAAGCTAGGCACACTTGCTGCTGGGAATCTAAGGGCGATTCTCCACAACTTGATACCATCTATAATTGCGAGTCTCTCTGCGGATAATCATGACTTCAAGGGTTTCTCACATGTTGATAGCCTCTACAAAGAAGGGTTACTTCTTAAAGAAGGTTTACAGGATCATCTCATAAAGAAGCTCCCTTTGCCCAAGGTTGTCCGCAGGATTCACGAGTCTAGCCAGGGACTTCTCAGATACGACACACCCAGGATTCTCACCA AGGACAAGTTTGCTTGGCTAAGGGATGATGAATTCGCTCGTCAAGCAATTGCAGGGATCAATCCTGTTAGCATCCAGAGGCTTGAGGTTTTCCCACCGGTAAGCAATCTGGATCCTGAGACTTACGGTCCACTGGAAtcagcaatcaaggaagaacATATAATGGGGCAGCTTGAGGGGATGTCTGTACAACAGGCattggaggagaagaagctgTTTGTATTGGACTACCATGACATCTACCTGCCATTTCTGGAGAGGATCAATGCCCAAGACGGTCGTAAAGCATATGCAACTCGTACACTCTTCTTCCTGACGCGACTCGGAACTCTCAAGCCCATCGCCATTGAGCTAAGCCTACCCTACACAggtggttcttcttcctctccttctattTCGTCGCCGTCGTGGAAGCGAGTTCTTACCCCACCGTTGGACGCCACCTCCAATTGGCTTTGGCAGCTTGCCAAAGCCCATGTCTGCTCCAATGATGCAGGGGTTCATCAGCTAGTGAACCACTGGCTGCGCACCCACGCCTGTCTGGAGCCCTTCATACTAGCGGCTCACAGGCATCTGAGCGCAATGCACCCCATCTTCAAGCTTCTGGATCCACACATGAGGTACACCATGGAGATCAACGGCTTGGCCCGCCAGATCCTCATTAATGGCGGCGGTGTCATTGAGTCCTGCTTCACCCCTGGCCAATACGGTATGGAGATCAGTGCCGCTGCTTACCGCAATTTCTGGCGATTCGACCTTGAAGGCCTCCCTGCCGATCTCGTCCGAAG gggAATGGCGGTCAAAGATCCCACGCAGCCGCATGGAATAAAGCTGGTCCTGGAAGATTACCCTTACGCCAACGATGGTCTGCTCATCTGGTCCGCTATCGAGTCGTGGGTTCGAACCTACGTGAACCGGTATTACCCGGACTCCAGCACCATCCGGTCCGACACAGAACTCCAATTCTGGTACAGCGAGGCAATCAACGTGGGTCACGCCGATCTTCGTCAAGAGAGCTGGTGGCCTAAACTCTCTAATCCAGAGGACCTCACCTCCGTCCTCACCACCCTCATCTGGCTCGCCTCCGCTCAGCATGCGGCGCTTAACTTTGGCCAGTACCCTTACGGTGGTTATGTTCCGAACCGGCCTCCATTGATGCGGCGTTTGATACCAGCGGAGGGCGACCCGGACTATGACTACTTCTTGGCTGACCCGCAAAGATTCTTTCTCTCTGCATTGCCCAGTTTATTACAGACGACTCAGTTCATGGCCGTCGTGGACACGCTGTCGACTCATTCGCCGGACGAGGAATATCTTGGGGAGCGACAACAGCCGTCAATCTGGTCGGGGGATGCCGAGATGGTCGAGGCATTCTATGGGTTTTCTGCAGAGATCAGAAGGGTAGAGGGGGAGATAGAGAAGAGGAATAAAGATCCAAGCCTCAAGAATAGGTGTGGGGCTGGGGTATTGCCCTATGAGCTGCTTGCTCCGAGTTCCGAACCAGGGATCACTTGTAGAGGTGTTCCTAATAGCGTATCTATATGA